In the genome of Moorena sp. SIOASIH, the window CTATCATGGTAGAAAATAGTCTAGTGTGCAATCTCTACCATCCACATAAAAGACACACTTGTGTAATCGACACAAGATCAGACCAGGCTGCATTTAAACCAAAAACTGCATTCTACCAATAGTTTTGCTCAATACATTGGGAATTATTAGAGCAATTCCTAACAGTTATGCCAAAGGGATTTTCAGCAAACCACTGTAAGCTATCAGCTATCAGCTATCAGCTAATGCGCTACTTGAGGTGCTACTTGAGGTGCTATCAGCTATCAGCCTATGCGCTACGTGCAATGGGGGTTTTCCCCAGACTTTGAATTCGATAAAATCTCGAACTATTAAATTATCGATTCTGAGGTTTATTTTAAGCTGACCGCTGACGGCTGACCGCTGACCGCTGACCGCTGATGGCTGACCGCTGACCGCTGACAATTACCAATCCACAAAACGCGCTTCATCTAAAACAGGAAAACAACTATGAAAATCGAAGCAGAAAACACAACTCGCGTTACCCTAGAAAATTACGAAGTTTTTGATAATGATAGTGCTTCAGGCTCTAAAGCAGTCAGAATCCAAAACATTGAAAGCAACGGCATAATCGAAATTGACTGGACAGAAAGTGATGGTGTTGCTGGCAAATACCATATCGGTATTGCTCACTTTGATGAAGTAGATGGAGAAGCCACACTAAGACTACGGGTCAACGGTATTGACATTGACACCTATACTTTCGATAAAAACCTTGGTGGAGATGGACCCAACTCCCGTAACTATGTCGGTTTCACTGACTCTCTCAGGAATGGTGATCCTAATCCAAATCCTATCTTTAAAGATGTACAACTTGCCCCAGGCGATCGCATCGAAATTGTTGTAGAGGCAGATAGTCTTGATAATGAGACCTTCGAGTTAGGGCGAATTGACGCCATTGAATTCACCTCCGCTGAAGTGGATCTGTTCTGGCATAATTCTGAGACTGGCACCATGGGAGCTTGGCGGATGCATGGGGTAATGGGTACTGACCTAGATGAGGCAGTGACGATTCAAATGGAATCCGTTAACAGTGACTGGGAGATTCGTGCTGCTGGAGACTTCAACGGTGATAGCCACAAAGATATGGTTTGGCGCAATACCGTTACTGGAGACATTGATATCTGGTTAATGAACGGTTCCCAGTTCCAAGAAGCAGTATCCATCGTCCCAGTCTCAGACCTTAACTGGACAATCCATGGCACAGCAGATTTCAACGATGATGAGCAAACCGATCTTCTGTGGCGTAATCACTCCACTGGCGAAAATGCAGTTTGGCTGATGAATGGCACCGAGCCGACTCAGGGAGTACTAATCAAATCAGAATCAGCCAACAGTAAATGGAAGATGCTTGGTGCGGGAGACTTTGATGGAAATGATGACGCGGATATTCTCTGGCTTGATACTGAAAACCAAAATGTTTACTACTGGCGCATGGCAGGTACCGATTACATAGAATCAGTGTTAGTTAATAATGCACCCTTCGACAACACCTGGAAATTTCAAGGAGTTATGGATTTTGACGATAATGGTTACGATGACATTTTCTGGAGCAATACTGTTGACGGCAAGACAGGGATGTGGATGATGAATGAAAATGGTTACGAGCGACCAGTAATCTCTGAGTCGATAGATTTGAGCTGGGAAGGCCATTCCTGAAGTGACATTTGTTGACCGTTGACTGTTAACTGTTGACTGTCAACAAACAGCGCTCAATCAAAGTGCTTGATCTAACTATTGATCTAACTATGCGTTCGCGTAGCGTGGCCGTAGGCCAATCGCACTTCTGACTTGCTGTCGCATACAATCAATTAGTCACACACCTTAGGGGCGCACCCCGTGCGCCCCTAAGGTGAATTTTTGTTATATTCATTATCAAGAGAACGATAGTTATAGGAACGCGCCCCCGCCCCTCTCCCCACACTGTTCTGATTCCCGATTCCCGATTCCCGATTCCCGATTCCCGATTCCCTGGGCCATAGCATAAAAAATAACCCTAAATGAAGCAATCGCAACACTTGCCAATCATTGGCTGGCGAGAATGGCTAACCTTACCTGAACTTGGTATTATACAGGTCAAGGCGAAAATTGACACTGGCGCACGTTCATCCGCCCTACATGCCTTTAATATCAAAACCTTCGACCATGATGGGATCAAGTGGGTTCGGTTCAAAGTGCATCCCTATCAGCGGGACACCCATCAAACTGTAATCGCAGAAGCCAAACTGTTAGACCAGCGAAAGGTACGCAGTTCCAATGGACAAACCCAGTTGCGACCGGTTATCAAGACTACGGTAAAACTAGGTAGCAAGCAGTGGCCG includes:
- a CDS encoding VCBS repeat-containing protein, whose amino-acid sequence is MKIEAENTTRVTLENYEVFDNDSASGSKAVRIQNIESNGIIEIDWTESDGVAGKYHIGIAHFDEVDGEATLRLRVNGIDIDTYTFDKNLGGDGPNSRNYVGFTDSLRNGDPNPNPIFKDVQLAPGDRIEIVVEADSLDNETFELGRIDAIEFTSAEVDLFWHNSETGTMGAWRMHGVMGTDLDEAVTIQMESVNSDWEIRAAGDFNGDSHKDMVWRNTVTGDIDIWLMNGSQFQEAVSIVPVSDLNWTIHGTADFNDDEQTDLLWRNHSTGENAVWLMNGTEPTQGVLIKSESANSKWKMLGAGDFDGNDDADILWLDTENQNVYYWRMAGTDYIESVLVNNAPFDNTWKFQGVMDFDDNGYDDIFWSNTVDGKTGMWMMNENGYERPVISESIDLSWEGHS
- a CDS encoding ATP-dependent zinc protease; translation: MKQSQHLPIIGWREWLTLPELGIIQVKAKIDTGARSSALHAFNIKTFDHDGIKWVRFKVHPYQRDTHQTVIAEAKLLDQRKVRSSNGQTQLRPVIKTTVKLGSKQWPIELTLTNRDAMGFRMLLGRQAVQRRFLVDSGHSFLQSSTTSHQTNDRSNQGSITPP